DNA from Dietzia lutea:
CCGGCGGAGACGTGGAGGACCAGGTCCCGGCCCCACGCGGAGAGGCCCTGGACCCGCGAGCGGTCGATGCCGCAGTTGGTGATGATCGCGCCGGTGGGCAGGCAGAGCTGGCCACCGTGGGTGTGTCCGGCCACCGCCAGGTCATATCCGTCGGCGTCGAACCGGTCGAGTACGCGCGGCTCGGGCGAGTGGAGCAGCCCGAGTCGCAGGTCGAACGCCGGCCCGGCGGGTCCGGCGATCTCGTCGTAGCGGTCGCGGCCGATGTGGGGGTCGTCGACGCCGGCCACGAGCACGCGGCGCCCGTCCACCGTGATCTCGGCGCGGCGGTGGGTGGCGTCGACCCAGCCGCGCTCGGTGAAGGCGGCCTTGAGGTCACGCCACGGCAGGGGGACGGCGGAGTGCTTCTTGGCGCCGAGCCCGATGTAGGACAGGGGGTTCTTGGGCACGGGCGCGAAGTAGTCGTTGGAGCCGAACACGAAGGCTCCGGGCCGGTCGAGCAGCGGGCCGAGGGCCTGGACCACCGAGGGCACGGCCCGGTCGCTCGAGAGGTTGTCGCCGGTGTTGACCACCATGTCCGGCCGCAGCTCGGCCAGCGAGGAGACGAACTGCTGCTTGCGCTTCTGGCCGGGCATCATGTGCAGGTCCGAGATGTGCAGGATCGACAGGGGCTCGGAGCCGGGGGAGAGCAGGGGCAGGGTGTGGCGGCGCAGTGTGAAGGCGTTGCGCTCCCAGCCGCTG
Protein-coding regions in this window:
- a CDS encoding metallophosphoesterase — encoded protein: MRRPPRKNQASPTSPARAAAVLAGAAVAGTVYASGWERNAFTLRRHTLPLLSPGSEPLSILHISDLHMMPGQKRKQQFVSSLAELRPDMVVNTGDNLSSDRAVPSVVQALGPLLDRPGAFVFGSNDYFAPVPKNPLSYIGLGAKKHSAVPLPWRDLKAAFTERGWVDATHRRAEITVDGRRVLVAGVDDPHIGRDRYDEIAGPAGPAFDLRLGLLHSPEPRVLDRFDADGYDLAVAGHTHGGQLCLPTGAIITNCGIDRSRVQGLSAWGRDLVLHVSAGLGTSPYVPIRTFCRPEATLLELVAVPGGGDGGSEVPVTPQREKVPLPA